The following coding sequences are from one Limnobacter sp. SAORIC-580 window:
- a CDS encoding sterol desaturase family protein, with protein sequence MHAKVKQLVPKESQDEAVRSVRANYRAEFISAGYQGYLHLAMTMTLGLGVIALCIYWLDSPSALEWLTIPATFLYANFAEWAGHKYAMHRPVKGLGFVYKRHSLQHHKFFTDTHMEIDSHQDFKAVLFPIAIVGFFVVAFFVPMGFLLAWLFSPNVALLLVATGMAYYLNYELLHLSYHLKEDHWVHRIPGFTRFARLHTTHHDQRIMAHKNFNITYPIMDWLMGTWDRR encoded by the coding sequence ATGCATGCCAAAGTCAAACAGCTTGTGCCCAAAGAATCTCAAGACGAAGCAGTCCGCTCGGTTCGGGCCAACTACCGGGCTGAATTCATTTCAGCGGGTTACCAAGGCTACCTGCATTTGGCCATGACAATGACCTTGGGATTGGGCGTGATCGCGCTATGTATTTACTGGCTTGATTCCCCCAGCGCACTGGAATGGTTAACCATACCCGCCACCTTTTTGTATGCCAATTTTGCGGAATGGGCAGGCCACAAATACGCCATGCACCGCCCAGTAAAGGGTTTGGGCTTTGTGTACAAAAGGCACTCACTGCAACACCACAAGTTTTTCACCGACACCCACATGGAAATTGACAGCCACCAGGACTTCAAAGCCGTGCTGTTTCCAATCGCCATTGTGGGCTTTTTCGTGGTGGCGTTTTTCGTGCCCATGGGCTTTTTGCTGGCCTGGCTGTTCAGCCCCAATGTGGCCCTGTTGCTGGTAGCCACCGGCATGGCCTATTACCTGAACTATGAATTGCTGCACCTGTCGTACCACCTGAAAGAAGACCATTGGGTGCATCGCATTCCCGGATTCACACGCTTTGCGCGCCTGCACACCACGCACCACGACCAGCGGATCATGGCGCACAAGAATTTCAACATCACCTACCCCATCATGGATTGGTTGATGGGGACTTGGGACAGACGATAA
- a CDS encoding class II aldolase/adducin family protein — MNAPLSSTPPAHIGQQEWQARVDLAAAYRLVAMHKWDDLVFTHISARVPGEEGHFLINPYGFMFEEITASSLVKVNMNCEKVDNSPYDVNPAGFTIHSAVHAIRHDAHCVMHTHTVAGVAVSIQEQGLLPISQQSLFPLAGLAYHDYEGLALREDEKARLQADLGEANNLILRNHGLLTCGATVADAFLNMFILQRACEVQIAAQSGGAQLIPIAQPIVDGIKAAAAQVTRGLGGNIAWPALLRKLDREQPDYKN, encoded by the coding sequence ATGAACGCACCGCTTTCAAGTACCCCACCCGCCCACATTGGCCAGCAGGAATGGCAAGCCCGCGTTGATTTGGCCGCAGCTTACCGTTTGGTGGCCATGCACAAATGGGACGATTTGGTGTTCACGCATATTTCGGCGCGGGTGCCCGGTGAAGAAGGGCATTTCTTGATCAACCCCTATGGTTTCATGTTCGAAGAAATCACCGCCAGCAGCCTGGTGAAGGTGAACATGAATTGCGAGAAAGTGGACAACAGCCCTTACGATGTAAACCCGGCTGGTTTCACCATTCACAGTGCAGTGCATGCCATTCGGCATGATGCCCATTGCGTGATGCACACCCACACTGTGGCCGGCGTTGCGGTGTCTATTCAGGAACAGGGTTTGTTGCCAATTTCACAGCAGTCCCTGTTTCCGTTGGCGGGTTTGGCGTATCACGACTACGAAGGTTTGGCCTTGCGCGAAGATGAGAAGGCCCGCTTGCAGGCCGACCTGGGCGAAGCCAACAACCTGATTTTGCGCAACCATGGTTTGTTGACCTGTGGTGCCACGGTGGCAGATGCGTTTTTGAACATGTTCATTTTGCAGCGCGCCTGTGAGGTTCAAATTGCGGCGCAATCGGGTGGCGCGCAATTGATTCCGATTGCCCAGCCGATTGTGGACGGCATCAAGGCAGCGGCTGCACAGGTAACCCGCGGTTTGGGTGGCAATATTGCTTGGCCTGCGCTATTGCGCAAACTGGATCGCGAGCAGCCGGATTACAAAAACTGA
- the sorU gene encoding SorU family sulfite dehydrogenase c-type cytochrome subunit translates to MVKFSCMLVLSLSTFNAFAMDDAAILEQGRKLFQTDADPACAICHTLADAGTKGKIGPVLDVLKPSEERVLNALKNGKGGMPPFVDHLTVDQMKILAKYVSTVTGGNKQ, encoded by the coding sequence ATGGTGAAATTCAGCTGCATGTTGGTGTTAAGCCTGAGCACATTCAATGCTTTCGCCATGGACGACGCCGCCATTCTTGAACAGGGTCGCAAACTGTTTCAAACCGATGCCGACCCGGCCTGCGCCATTTGCCACACCCTGGCCGATGCGGGCACCAAGGGCAAAATTGGCCCGGTGCTCGATGTGCTCAAACCCAGCGAAGAACGCGTGCTGAATGCGCTGAAAAACGGCAAAGGGGGCATGCCCCCTTTTGTTGATCATTTGACCGTGGATCAAATGAAAATTCTGGCGAAGTATGTTTCCACCGTGACTGGTGGAAACAAGCAATAA
- a CDS encoding NADH:flavin oxidoreductase/NADH oxidase family protein, which yields MRIELRDPLTLPCGATVPNRLVKAAMSEALGTRDNRVTPQIVRVYQRWTAGGIGLNITGNVMIDRRARAEPGNVVIEDDRDMPLLQQWAKAGQANGSKIWVQINHPGKQCPKGMNKETVSPSAVPFHKSLQMMFATPRELTETEILDLIARWGRTAKVCKDAGFDGVQIHGAHGYLISQFLSPLSNQRTDQWGGNAENRRRFVLAIYDEVRKQVGPHFPVGIKLNSADFQKGGFSEEESLAVIQELTARGIDMIEVSGGTYEAPAMTGASAKPKKESTVKREAYFIDFTEKVRAVCKVPLMLTGGFRTVGGMKEALNSGAVDLIGLARSIAIEPDLPKRLLDNKEALHPVKPLITGVKAVDRTGLLEIQWYTRQIHRMGKGKNPVPNESALKALFFYILDSSWGLFKARKLRA from the coding sequence ATGCGCATTGAACTTCGCGACCCACTGACACTGCCTTGCGGCGCCACTGTTCCCAACCGCTTGGTGAAAGCCGCCATGAGCGAAGCCTTGGGCACGCGCGACAACCGGGTTACACCACAAATTGTGCGGGTCTACCAGCGCTGGACAGCCGGTGGCATCGGTTTGAATATAACCGGGAATGTGATGATTGACCGCCGGGCACGTGCAGAGCCGGGCAACGTCGTGATTGAAGACGACCGCGACATGCCCTTGTTGCAGCAGTGGGCCAAAGCCGGTCAGGCCAATGGCAGCAAAATCTGGGTGCAAATCAACCACCCCGGCAAACAGTGCCCCAAAGGCATGAACAAGGAAACCGTGTCGCCTTCCGCAGTGCCTTTCCACAAAAGCCTGCAAATGATGTTTGCCACGCCGCGCGAGCTCACCGAGACTGAAATCCTTGATTTGATTGCCCGCTGGGGCCGCACCGCGAAAGTGTGCAAAGACGCTGGCTTTGACGGCGTGCAAATTCATGGTGCCCATGGCTACTTGATCAGCCAGTTTTTAAGCCCGCTAAGCAACCAGCGCACCGATCAATGGGGCGGAAACGCTGAAAACCGCCGTCGCTTTGTACTGGCCATTTACGACGAAGTGCGCAAACAAGTGGGCCCTCACTTCCCGGTGGGTATCAAGCTGAATTCAGCCGACTTCCAAAAGGGTGGCTTTTCAGAGGAAGAATCACTGGCTGTGATCCAGGAATTGACTGCGCGCGGGATCGACATGATTGAAGTGTCGGGCGGCACCTACGAAGCCCCCGCCATGACGGGTGCAAGTGCAAAACCCAAGAAGGAAAGCACCGTGAAGCGCGAGGCCTACTTCATCGACTTCACGGAGAAAGTACGTGCCGTGTGCAAAGTGCCACTGATGCTGACTGGGGGTTTTCGCACCGTGGGCGGCATGAAAGAAGCGCTGAACAGCGGTGCTGTGGATTTGATTGGCCTTGCTCGCTCGATTGCCATTGAACCCGATTTGCCCAAGCGCCTGTTGGACAACAAAGAAGCCTTGCACCCTGTGAAGCCGTTGATTACCGGTGTCAAAGCCGTAGACCGCACTGGCTTGCTTGAAATTCAGTGGTACACCCGCCAAATTCACCGCATGGGCAAAGGCAAAAACCCTGTCCCGAACGAGAGCGCCCTGAAAGCCCTGTTTTTCTATATTCTGGATAGCAGTTGGGGCTTGTTCAAAGCCCGCAAATTACGGGCGTGA
- a CDS encoding DMT family transporter has protein sequence MKKIEVNTLIFTAFAMCAFAANSFFCRAALGAGQIDPASFTAIRLISGVITLWLCLRIQNKGGQQGSWVGAWALFGYAVLFSMAYLYMSTGTGALILFASVQLSMIAYAATQGDRLKGLRALGAVVAAAGLVLLLWPHLQTPASVLAAASMALAGACWGVYSVVGKGSQSPLADTAGNFSRAAFLMVLVWMAVYFSAKAGVHIPGVTVERGLALYTVYLPTPTVAGVLFALASGCLASGIGYAVWYKVLPALPTTSAASVQLSVPVIAALAGVVFLNEAVTATLLVAMVMTLGGVYLVLRAKR, from the coding sequence ATGAAAAAAATTGAAGTCAACACACTAATTTTTACGGCTTTCGCCATGTGTGCGTTTGCGGCCAATTCCTTTTTTTGCCGTGCGGCCTTGGGCGCCGGGCAAATAGACCCTGCCAGCTTCACCGCCATTCGCCTGATCAGCGGTGTCATCACCTTGTGGCTGTGTTTGCGCATTCAAAACAAGGGCGGACAGCAAGGCAGTTGGGTGGGTGCCTGGGCTTTGTTTGGTTATGCGGTGCTGTTTTCCATGGCCTATTTGTATATGAGCACAGGCACGGGTGCGCTGATTTTGTTTGCCAGTGTACAACTCAGCATGATTGCCTACGCCGCCACACAGGGTGATCGATTGAAAGGCTTGCGTGCTTTGGGTGCGGTGGTAGCGGCAGCGGGTTTGGTGTTGTTGTTGTGGCCACACCTGCAAACGCCGGCCTCGGTGCTGGCTGCTGCAAGTATGGCTTTGGCAGGCGCTTGTTGGGGTGTGTATTCGGTGGTGGGCAAGGGCTCCCAATCCCCTTTGGCCGACACCGCAGGTAATTTTTCCCGGGCAGCATTCCTGATGGTGTTGGTGTGGATGGCCGTGTACTTTTCCGCCAAGGCAGGTGTGCACATTCCCGGGGTTACCGTGGAGCGCGGCTTGGCTCTGTACACCGTGTATTTGCCAACGCCCACCGTGGCAGGCGTGTTGTTCGCCTTGGCCTCGGGCTGCCTGGCCAGTGGCATTGGTTATGCCGTGTGGTACAAGGTACTTCCCGCTTTGCCCACCACCTCGGCAGCCAGTGTGCAGTTGAGCGTGCCGGTGATTGCGGCGCTGGCGGGCGTTGTTTTCCTGAACGAGGCTGTTACCGCCACTTTGCTGGTGGCCATGGTCATGACGCTGGGCGGCGTGTATCTGGTTTTGCGCGCCAAGCGTTAA
- a CDS encoding AI-2E family transporter, translating to MNEVSKPKDENTKPAGQAVQTPSSLSTLAKQFYLQHWGLLLSAALVLAVVINLWPVLAPFVAAFVLAYLLAAPSRWVHGKLRGRIPLPVCAVLTFFALLLIFSSVGLLFIPVVLTQLELIQNNLPQLIVNVKRTVLPWLNEVFGLTISVDSTEMKDRIAAYISENRGTLAELSTKILRSGSQSVLGITGFVSLTVIATLFILPGWTQITKQFQQVFPPHLWKRAQPLFSEIDSVMTEYIKGMMIVMLFLSTFYSIGLSVVGLQSGWALGMLAGVLCVVPYLGFAVALLVGLLTAALELQGFLPIFLVLLVFVVGQFLEGFVLTPLVVGDKIGLSALAVIFALAFFGAIFGLVGVFLALPLAAIFKVAYLHAFSHYAQSDYYRQAR from the coding sequence ATGAATGAAGTTTCGAAACCCAAAGATGAGAACACCAAGCCTGCAGGGCAAGCGGTGCAAACGCCTTCAAGCCTTTCTACTCTGGCCAAGCAGTTTTACCTGCAACACTGGGGCTTGCTGCTCAGTGCTGCCTTGGTGTTGGCGGTGGTCATCAATTTGTGGCCTGTGTTGGCGCCTTTCGTAGCGGCATTTGTTTTGGCTTATTTGTTGGCTGCCCCCAGCCGTTGGGTGCATGGCAAGTTGCGCGGGCGTATTCCCTTGCCGGTGTGTGCCGTGCTCACCTTTTTTGCGCTGTTGCTGATTTTCTCCAGTGTGGGCTTGTTGTTTATTCCGGTGGTGCTGACCCAGCTTGAACTGATTCAGAACAATTTGCCGCAGCTGATTGTGAACGTGAAGCGCACGGTGCTGCCTTGGCTCAACGAGGTGTTTGGTTTAACCATTTCTGTGGACAGCACGGAGATGAAAGACCGTATTGCGGCTTACATCAGCGAGAACCGCGGCACGTTGGCTGAGCTCAGCACAAAAATATTGCGCTCGGGTTCGCAGTCGGTGTTGGGCATTACCGGTTTTGTGTCTTTGACCGTGATTGCCACCTTGTTCATTCTTCCCGGCTGGACTCAAATTACCAAGCAGTTTCAGCAGGTGTTTCCGCCCCATTTGTGGAAGCGGGCGCAGCCATTGTTCAGTGAAATTGATTCAGTCATGACCGAGTACATCAAGGGCATGATGATCGTCATGTTGTTTCTCAGTACATTCTATTCAATCGGTTTGAGTGTGGTGGGGCTTCAAAGTGGCTGGGCCTTGGGCATGTTGGCTGGCGTGTTGTGTGTGGTGCCTTACCTTGGTTTTGCTGTAGCTTTGCTGGTGGGCTTGTTGACAGCTGCGCTTGAATTACAGGGTTTCTTGCCGATTTTTCTGGTGCTGCTTGTTTTTGTGGTGGGGCAGTTTCTGGAAGGTTTTGTGCTGACCCCTTTGGTGGTGGGCGACAAAATTGGTTTGTCTGCACTGGCGGTTATTTTTGCCCTGGCATTTTTTGGTGCAATTTTTGGTTTGGTGGGTGTTTTCCTTGCGCTGCCGCTGGCTGCAATTTTCAAAGTGGCTTACCTGCACGCTTTTTCGCACTACGCGCAAAGCGATTACTACCGGCAGGCCCGGTAA